A section of the Saccharopolyspora gregorii genome encodes:
- a CDS encoding TetR/AcrR family transcriptional regulator, which yields MSPEERREHLLATALQLYGERAMDDVSVDDIVAEAGVSRALFYRYFSNLREVHVAALTTVVDELIERITLPQDGDLITQLRSALTEFVSSVEAFASSYTALLRSGSTIATSETETLVDKVRNHVVDLVCQRIGIVDPSALLLLTLRGWVALVETTCVTWLATHNPPREVFEHWLTDQLITMVGTTAGHSERAAEEIAPLLRELS from the coding sequence ATGAGCCCCGAGGAACGCCGGGAGCACCTGCTCGCCACCGCCCTGCAGCTCTACGGCGAGCGTGCCATGGACGACGTGTCCGTGGACGACATCGTGGCCGAGGCCGGGGTCTCCCGCGCCCTGTTCTACCGCTACTTCTCGAACCTGCGGGAAGTGCACGTCGCGGCGCTGACCACCGTCGTGGACGAGCTGATCGAGCGCATCACGCTGCCGCAGGACGGCGACCTGATCACGCAGCTGCGCTCCGCGCTGACCGAGTTCGTCTCCTCCGTGGAGGCGTTCGCCAGCAGCTACACCGCGTTGCTGCGCAGCGGTTCCACCATCGCCACCAGCGAGACGGAGACGCTGGTGGACAAGGTGCGCAACCACGTGGTGGACCTGGTGTGCCAGCGGATCGGCATCGTGGACCCGTCCGCGCTGCTGCTGCTGACGCTGCGCGGCTGGGTGGCGCTGGTGGAGACCACGTGCGTGACGTGGCTGGCCACGCACAACCCGCCGCGCGAGGTGTTCGAGCACTGGCTGACCGACCAGCTCATCACGATGGTCGGCACCACCGCGGGCCACAGCGAGCGGGCCGCCGAGGAGATCGCGCCCCTGCTGCGCGAACTGAGCTGA
- a CDS encoding FAD-dependent oxidoreductase, which yields MAYAITQTCCTDASCVSVCPVNCIHPTPDEPDFGRTDMLYVDPQACIDCGACADACPVDAIFPVDRLRGADTEYARMNREYYETADVSNEWTAPTFPRSLPEYPGTLRVAIVGTGPAACYTAQALLRDTGAEITMLDRLPLPGGLLRSGVAPDHQSTKKIADGFSWLYQHPRLRMHMNVEVGRDVAHEDLAAHHHAVIYAVGAATDRELGVDGEDLPGSVSATSFVSWYNAHPDFADLDVDLSAERAVVVGNGNVALDVARILLSDPEELAGTDIADHALERLRGSRVREVVLLARRGPEHAAFTAPEFHAMRHLPGVRAVVEDGPEVRKAFAEPEPGGKAQLLAELPVEDVDLAEAPADGKRLVFRFGAAPAEVRGTDRVRAVRVRDGGEIATGLLVRAIGYRATPIAGLPFDEVTATVPNRGGRVLDAAGNPLPGTYVVGWAKRGPSGGIGTNRGCARDTVGSLLDDAAAGHLREPARTGFDRLVRACAPRSIGRRGMLNIDRAERERGERTGRPRVKFATVPELLGAARRFGR from the coding sequence ATGGCCTACGCGATCACCCAGACCTGCTGCACCGACGCCTCCTGCGTGTCGGTGTGCCCGGTCAACTGCATCCACCCCACGCCGGACGAACCGGACTTCGGCCGCACCGACATGCTCTACGTCGACCCGCAGGCGTGCATCGACTGCGGGGCCTGCGCCGACGCGTGCCCGGTGGACGCGATCTTCCCGGTGGACCGGTTGCGCGGCGCCGACACCGAGTACGCCCGGATGAACCGGGAGTACTACGAGACCGCGGACGTGTCCAACGAGTGGACCGCGCCGACCTTCCCGCGCTCGCTGCCGGAGTACCCGGGCACGCTGCGCGTCGCGATCGTCGGCACCGGACCGGCCGCCTGCTACACGGCGCAGGCGCTGCTGCGCGACACCGGCGCCGAGATCACCATGCTCGACCGGCTGCCGCTGCCCGGCGGGCTGCTGCGCTCCGGGGTGGCGCCGGACCACCAGTCGACGAAGAAGATCGCCGACGGCTTCTCCTGGCTGTACCAGCACCCGCGGCTGCGGATGCACATGAACGTCGAGGTGGGCCGGGACGTCGCGCACGAGGACCTGGCCGCGCACCACCACGCGGTGATCTACGCGGTCGGCGCGGCCACGGACCGCGAACTCGGCGTGGACGGCGAGGACCTGCCGGGCAGCGTCTCCGCGACCTCGTTCGTGTCCTGGTACAACGCGCACCCGGACTTCGCCGACCTGGACGTGGACCTGTCCGCGGAGCGCGCCGTCGTCGTGGGCAACGGCAACGTGGCGCTGGACGTGGCGCGCATCCTGCTCAGCGACCCGGAAGAGCTCGCGGGCACCGACATCGCCGACCACGCGCTGGAGCGGTTGCGCGGCAGCCGGGTGCGGGAGGTGGTGCTGCTGGCGCGGCGCGGACCGGAGCACGCCGCGTTCACCGCGCCCGAGTTCCACGCCATGCGCCACCTCCCCGGGGTGCGGGCCGTCGTCGAGGACGGGCCCGAGGTGCGCAAGGCGTTCGCCGAACCGGAACCGGGCGGCAAGGCGCAGTTGCTCGCCGAACTCCCCGTCGAGGACGTCGACCTGGCCGAGGCTCCCGCCGACGGCAAGCGCCTCGTGTTCCGCTTCGGCGCGGCCCCGGCCGAGGTCCGCGGCACCGACCGGGTGCGCGCGGTGCGGGTCCGCGACGGCGGCGAGATCGCGACCGGACTGCTCGTCCGCGCCATCGGCTACCGCGCCACCCCCATCGCCGGGCTGCCGTTCGACGAGGTCACCGCGACCGTGCCGAACCGGGGCGGCCGGGTGCTCGACGCCGCGGGGAACCCGCTGCCCGGCACCTACGTGGTGGGCTGGGCCAAGCGCGGCCCGTCCGGCGGGATCGGCACCAACCGCGGGTGCGCGCGCGACACCGTCGGCTCGCTGCTCGACGACGCCGCCGCCGGGCACCTGCGCGAACCGGCGCGCACCGGGTTCGACCGGCTGGTGCGCGCTTGCGCGCCCCGGTCCATCGGCCGGCGCGGCATGCTGAACATCGACCGGGCGGAGCGGGAGCGCGGCGAGCGGACCGGGCGCCCGCGGGTCAAGTTCGCGACCGTGCCGGAACTCCTGGGCGCGGCCCGCCGCTTCGGCCGGTAA
- a CDS encoding AurF N-oxygenase family protein has translation MTSAPAESAQRTAADEDVSQRLLDSAATLSYDPATEVDWESPLPPDEYGLNPEWSTLYGTPLWDELTEQQRVTLTRHEVCSVMSIGIWFEMILQQMVLRDQYVKNPANAEFQFALTEIADECRHSIMFARACAKMDVPAYLPPRLIAQLGRLFKTLASAESAYGGILVAEEILDVMQRDWMRGENVLGIVRTTSKIHVVEEARHMKFARQEIKESMRGAGRVRRNASAVLIAVVADIVASNLVQKEVYASVGLDPDRAVAAVHRNEHRKSMLRNSCVHLMDFLSEAGLLNRPAMAIYRRINMI, from the coding sequence ATGACCAGCGCACCAGCGGAATCCGCGCAGCGAACCGCCGCGGACGAAGACGTCTCGCAGCGGTTGCTGGACTCGGCGGCCACCCTGTCCTACGACCCGGCCACCGAGGTCGACTGGGAATCGCCGCTGCCCCCGGACGAGTACGGCCTGAACCCGGAGTGGAGCACCCTCTACGGCACCCCGCTGTGGGACGAGCTCACCGAGCAGCAGCGGGTCACGCTCACCCGGCACGAGGTGTGCTCGGTGATGAGCATCGGCATCTGGTTCGAGATGATCCTGCAGCAGATGGTGCTGCGCGACCAGTACGTCAAGAACCCGGCCAACGCCGAGTTCCAGTTCGCCCTCACCGAGATCGCCGACGAGTGCAGGCACTCCATCATGTTCGCCCGCGCCTGCGCCAAGATGGACGTCCCCGCCTACCTGCCGCCGCGGCTCATCGCCCAGCTCGGCCGGTTGTTCAAGACGCTCGCCAGCGCCGAGTCCGCGTACGGCGGGATCCTGGTGGCCGAGGAGATCCTCGACGTCATGCAGCGCGACTGGATGCGCGGCGAGAACGTGCTCGGCATCGTGCGCACCACCAGCAAGATCCACGTGGTGGAGGAGGCGCGGCACATGAAGTTCGCCCGCCAGGAGATCAAGGAGAGCATGCGCGGCGCGGGCCGGGTGCGCCGCAACGCCAGCGCCGTGCTCATCGCCGTGGTCGCCGACATCGTCGCCTCCAACCTGGTGCAGAAGGAGGTCTACGCCTCCGTCGGCCTGGACCCCGACCGCGCGGTCGCGGCGGTGCACCGCAACGAGCACCGCAAGTCCATGCTGCGCAACAGCTGCGTGCACCTGATGGACTTCCTGTCCGAGGCGGGCCTGCTGAACCGCCCGGCGATGGCGATCTACCGCCGCATCAACATGATCTGA
- a CDS encoding alpha/beta hydrolase, translated as MSVLSRPAVAALAAKAMQRAVARVRPPRDRFPEFPGRTEELTVPTAAGPARAVLYRPDATGGTVPLHVNFHGGGFVMGLTELDDPLCRLIAGTAEVAVLNVDYVLAPQHPFPAPPRQAFDVVRWAAEHGDRYGWDGSRLSVGGQSAGGSLAAAVARQAFEQGGPRIALQALHYPSLDLVTPFRDKGSPLPKPMLRPWMAEVFNASYLRDPRWADDRLHSPAAPGDTTDLTGIAPALVVTAEHDVLRGEGERYAERLREAGALVRHHVVAGADHGYDVRDPDRARAGYDLIAHHVRRALHAD; from the coding sequence ATGTCCGTCCTGTCCCGCCCCGCGGTGGCCGCCCTCGCCGCGAAAGCCATGCAGCGCGCCGTCGCCCGGGTCCGCCCGCCGCGCGACCGGTTCCCCGAGTTCCCGGGCCGCACCGAGGAGCTCACCGTCCCCACCGCGGCGGGCCCGGCCCGCGCGGTGCTGTACCGGCCGGACGCGACCGGGGGAACCGTGCCGCTGCACGTCAACTTCCACGGCGGCGGCTTCGTCATGGGGCTGACCGAACTCGACGACCCGCTGTGCAGGCTCATCGCCGGGACCGCGGAGGTCGCGGTGCTCAACGTCGATTACGTCCTCGCGCCGCAGCACCCGTTCCCCGCCCCGCCGCGGCAGGCGTTCGACGTGGTCCGCTGGGCCGCCGAGCACGGCGATCGGTACGGCTGGGACGGCTCCCGGCTGTCGGTCGGCGGGCAGAGCGCAGGCGGCTCGCTCGCCGCCGCCGTCGCGCGCCAGGCCTTCGAGCAGGGCGGGCCGCGGATCGCGCTGCAGGCGCTGCACTACCCGTCGCTGGACCTGGTCACCCCGTTCCGGGACAAGGGATCGCCGCTGCCCAAGCCGATGCTGCGCCCGTGGATGGCGGAGGTCTTCAACGCCTCCTACCTCCGGGACCCGCGCTGGGCCGACGACCGGTTGCACTCCCCCGCCGCACCCGGGGACACCACCGACCTCACCGGCATCGCGCCCGCGCTGGTCGTCACCGCCGAGCACGACGTGCTGCGCGGCGAGGGCGAGCGCTACGCGGAACGGCTGCGCGAGGCGGGAGCGCTCGTGCGGCACCACGTGGTCGCCGGGGCCGACCACGGCTACGACGTGCGGGACCCGGACCGGGCCCGCGCCGGCTACGACCTGATCGCCCACCACGTGCGGCGAGCGCTGCACGCGGACTGA
- a CDS encoding SDR family NAD(P)-dependent oxidoreductase — protein MTATPLSPESTVAEWLDHPAGGPILRRMLAENGQSAAALRSVRRFRMSRLVALSGGRLSTEEVDRLAAEANATAVPDAADAPTPPPRPEWRERTTPGRFTGSTAIITGAGSGIGRATASRVAREGGRVVAADVDPGRLDALVAEHAEHEVVPVRADITDPDGIAAIVAAADGRVDALANVAGITDGMVPLHEVDDELWHRVFEVNLHGMFRLTRAVLPLMRAAGRGSIVNVSSEAALRGSTAGTAYTASKHAVVGLTRSAAFMYGPDGIRVNSVAPGGVATGIEGAMNSALGRERIEPTLAALPDIAEPEHVAASIAFLLSEDSVNLNGVLLPSDGGWSVQ, from the coding sequence ATGACCGCCACCCCGCTGTCCCCCGAGTCCACAGTGGCCGAATGGCTCGACCACCCCGCGGGCGGCCCGATCCTGCGCCGGATGCTGGCGGAGAACGGGCAGAGCGCCGCGGCGCTGCGCTCGGTGCGCCGGTTCCGGATGAGCAGGCTCGTCGCGCTCAGCGGCGGGCGGCTCAGCACCGAGGAGGTGGACCGGCTGGCCGCCGAGGCCAACGCCACCGCCGTCCCCGACGCGGCAGACGCTCCCACCCCGCCGCCGCGCCCGGAGTGGCGAGAGCGCACCACGCCCGGCCGCTTCACCGGCAGCACCGCCATCATCACCGGCGCGGGCTCCGGCATCGGCCGGGCCACCGCCTCCCGCGTCGCCCGCGAGGGCGGCCGGGTCGTGGCGGCCGACGTCGACCCGGGCCGCCTCGACGCGCTGGTCGCCGAGCACGCCGAGCACGAGGTGGTGCCGGTCCGCGCCGACATCACCGACCCGGACGGGATCGCCGCGATCGTGGCCGCCGCGGACGGCAGGGTCGACGCGCTCGCCAACGTCGCCGGGATCACCGACGGGATGGTGCCGCTGCACGAGGTGGACGACGAGCTGTGGCACCGGGTCTTCGAGGTCAACCTGCACGGCATGTTCCGGCTGACCCGCGCGGTGCTGCCGCTGATGCGCGCCGCCGGGCGGGGTTCGATCGTCAACGTGTCCTCGGAGGCGGCGCTGCGCGGCTCGACGGCGGGCACCGCCTACACCGCGTCGAAGCACGCGGTGGTCGGGCTGACCCGCAGCGCGGCGTTCATGTACGGACCGGACGGGATCCGGGTGAACTCGGTGGCGCCGGGCGGGGTGGCGACGGGCATCGAGGGCGCGATGAACTCGGCGCTGGGCCGGGAGCGGATCGAGCCGACGCTGGCGGCGCTGCCGGACATCGCCGAACCGGAGCACGTGGCCGCGTCGATCGCGTTCCTGCTCAGCGAGGATTCGGTGAACCTCAACGGCGTGCTGCTCCCCTCCGACGGAGGCTGGTCCGTCCAATGA
- a CDS encoding cytochrome P450 — MSQPAPPNDQPISTRRTGFDPAPDVAALRSRDGITRIRTPFGPSAWLLTRHADVRRMLGDADAFRNGWGPEDLDGARRDPRQLSGERSGNLLALDPPDHTRLRRMLTPEFTVRRMRRLEPRIVEIVDEHLDALERHGPPADLVAEYALPIPSLVICELLGVPPTDRPEFQERTNRQLDTTLPEEEKVELSRQSLAYMTELVARARQDPGEDLLGMLIRDHDAELSNAELIGIGNLLLVAGHETTSNMLGLGTLALLRHPEQLRIVRDEPDRVPGAVEELLRWLSVVGSGSPRMATRDVELAGATIRRGDLVSFNLPAANRDPELLDDPELLDVTRSASPHVGFGHGIHHCIGAPLARMEMRIAFPALLRRFPQLRLAIPEDEVAFASDHAIYGLKELPITW, encoded by the coding sequence GTGAGCCAGCCAGCCCCGCCGAATGACCAGCCGATCTCCACGCGCCGCACCGGTTTCGACCCGGCACCGGACGTCGCCGCGCTGCGCTCACGCGACGGGATCACCCGGATCCGCACCCCGTTCGGCCCGTCCGCCTGGCTGCTCACCCGGCACGCCGACGTGCGGCGCATGCTCGGCGACGCCGACGCCTTCCGCAACGGCTGGGGTCCGGAGGACCTGGACGGCGCGCGGCGCGACCCGCGGCAGCTCTCCGGGGAGCGCAGCGGCAACCTGCTCGCGCTCGACCCGCCGGACCACACCCGGCTGCGCCGGATGCTCACCCCCGAGTTCACCGTCCGCCGGATGCGTCGCCTCGAACCGCGCATCGTCGAGATCGTCGACGAGCACCTGGACGCGCTCGAACGGCACGGCCCGCCCGCCGACCTCGTCGCCGAGTACGCGCTGCCGATCCCCTCGCTGGTCATCTGCGAACTGCTCGGCGTGCCGCCCACCGACCGGCCCGAGTTCCAGGAACGCACCAACCGCCAGCTCGACACCACCCTCCCGGAGGAGGAGAAGGTCGAGCTGTCCCGGCAGTCCCTCGCGTACATGACCGAGCTCGTCGCCCGGGCGCGGCAGGACCCGGGCGAGGACCTGCTCGGCATGCTCATCCGGGACCACGACGCGGAGCTGAGCAACGCCGAGCTGATCGGCATCGGGAACCTGCTGCTCGTCGCCGGGCACGAGACCACCTCGAACATGCTCGGCCTCGGCACGCTCGCGCTGCTGCGCCATCCCGAGCAGCTGCGCATCGTGCGCGACGAACCGGACCGCGTCCCGGGCGCCGTCGAAGAACTGCTGCGGTGGCTCAGCGTCGTCGGCAGCGGGTCGCCGCGGATGGCGACCCGGGACGTGGAGCTGGCGGGCGCCACGATCCGCCGCGGTGACCTCGTGTCGTTCAACCTGCCCGCCGCCAACCGGGACCCGGAACTGCTCGACGACCCTGAGCTGCTGGACGTGACGCGGTCCGCGAGCCCGCACGTCGGCTTCGGGCACGGCATCCACCACTGCATCGGCGCGCCGCTGGCGCGGATGGAGATGCGCATCGCGTTCCCCGCGCTGCTGCGGCGATTCCCGCAGCTGCGGCTGGCGATCCCGGAGGACGAGGTGGCGTTCGCCAGCGACCACGCCATCTACGGCCTCAAGGAACTCCCGATCACCTGGTGA
- a CDS encoding ESX secretion-associated protein EspG, with translation MIATAEGVRFGLVELDLLATHAGVACPFPLQVPSFGRIAGEREVLLRTAGQTLELRGLADGSGPTGAAADLADALGAHRAAIDLLLTGPDGTTAVAVLLHRSWAVLCLRPLGDALSDQVEVRWIGQDDLVRAVLAMLPRLGGARTMPITLPARAVHGAAGVLDEVDRDAERQRRLRELVRDCGGDPAQLDQLVRVLPVVTGRGQLGATRRGRGGVVRDGTELSWVDGPAGRLRIGTAGGWVSVNPLRPPDLEVAVTELVGAARSAR, from the coding sequence GTGATCGCCACCGCCGAGGGCGTCCGGTTCGGGCTGGTCGAGCTGGACCTGCTCGCCACGCACGCCGGGGTGGCCTGCCCGTTCCCGCTGCAGGTGCCGTCGTTCGGCCGGATCGCGGGCGAGCGGGAGGTGCTGCTGCGCACGGCCGGTCAGACGCTGGAGCTGCGCGGCCTCGCCGACGGTTCCGGTCCCACCGGGGCGGCGGCGGACCTGGCGGACGCGCTGGGGGCGCACCGGGCGGCGATCGACCTGCTGCTCACCGGGCCGGACGGGACCACCGCGGTCGCGGTGCTGCTGCACCGGTCGTGGGCGGTGCTCTGCCTCCGCCCGCTCGGCGATGCGCTGTCCGACCAGGTGGAGGTGCGCTGGATCGGGCAGGACGACCTGGTCCGCGCCGTGCTGGCGATGCTGCCGAGGCTCGGCGGGGCCCGCACGATGCCGATCACCCTGCCCGCGCGGGCGGTGCACGGGGCGGCCGGGGTGCTCGACGAGGTGGACCGGGACGCCGAACGGCAGCGGCGGCTCCGGGAGCTGGTGCGCGACTGCGGCGGCGATCCCGCGCAGCTCGACCAGCTCGTCCGGGTGCTGCCGGTGGTGACCGGGCGCGGACAGCTCGGCGCCACCCGGCGCGGCCGGGGCGGCGTGGTCCGGGACGGCACCGAACTGTCCTGGGTGGACGGTCCGGCCGGGCGGCTGCGGATCGGCACCGCGGGCGGCTGGGTGAGCGTCAACCCGTTGCGCCCGCCCGATCTGGAGGTCGCGGTCACCGAGCTGGTGGGCGCCGCCAGGTCGGCCCGCTGA
- a CDS encoding WXG100 family type VII secretion target — protein sequence MADDGADELISTASDGVQDLADAAVAVLAQAGPAGVLAQPVVEALRNAWEGYFGSPLAEGGTNWNAYSHQQLYDMLWQGADVGDVGRVADEWQRHGTELTGHADGLRGQRGALERNWDGQAARQASGALGDLGERTGAAGSRAGAVGRATREAGDALESARNEMPPPGVDPVAAGSAGSAAGTAVGTVVGGALGAGAAGVGAGPGAMMGAAVGGIAGGAGSAFLASVAAAEQKAQAVHVMQRYEQCLAGSSRNITSASAGAGGAAEAGEEPAATTAAGFGASSAAGTGGGFGGASGGGVPWGKLVGGGPLDAALAPGGRAGIGGAAGRFGGAALGASPAGRSGGRGGMAPAGAGTRGRDEESGEHRNRLPVVDQRLFDVDEPVMPPVIGE from the coding sequence ATGGCGGACGACGGTGCCGATGAACTGATCAGCACGGCCTCGGACGGGGTGCAGGACCTCGCCGACGCGGCCGTGGCGGTGCTCGCGCAGGCCGGACCGGCGGGTGTGCTGGCCCAGCCGGTGGTCGAGGCGCTGCGCAACGCCTGGGAGGGTTACTTCGGCTCACCGCTCGCGGAGGGCGGGACGAACTGGAACGCGTACTCGCACCAGCAGCTCTACGACATGCTGTGGCAGGGCGCCGACGTCGGTGACGTCGGCCGGGTCGCCGACGAGTGGCAGCGCCACGGCACCGAGCTCACCGGCCACGCCGACGGGCTCCGCGGCCAGCGGGGGGCGCTGGAGCGGAACTGGGACGGGCAGGCGGCCCGGCAGGCCTCCGGTGCGCTCGGCGACCTCGGTGAGCGGACCGGAGCCGCGGGCTCCCGCGCGGGCGCGGTGGGGCGCGCGACCCGGGAAGCGGGGGACGCGCTCGAATCGGCGCGCAACGAGATGCCGCCGCCGGGCGTCGATCCGGTGGCGGCCGGGTCGGCCGGGTCCGCCGCGGGCACCGCGGTCGGCACCGTCGTCGGCGGGGCGCTCGGCGCGGGTGCCGCGGGGGTCGGCGCCGGCCCGGGCGCGATGATGGGCGCCGCCGTCGGCGGCATCGCGGGTGGCGCGGGCAGCGCGTTCCTGGCCAGCGTGGCCGCCGCCGAGCAGAAGGCGCAGGCGGTGCACGTGATGCAGCGCTACGAGCAGTGCCTCGCGGGCAGCAGCCGGAACATCACCTCCGCCTCGGCCGGTGCCGGGGGTGCGGCCGAGGCGGGGGAGGAGCCCGCAGCGACGACCGCGGCGGGGTTCGGCGCGAGCTCGGCGGCGGGCACCGGTGGCGGGTTCGGCGGTGCGTCCGGTGGCGGGGTGCCGTGGGGGAAGCTCGTCGGCGGCGGACCGCTCGACGCGGCGCTGGCACCCGGTGGGCGTGCGGGGATCGGCGGTGCGGCCGGGCGGTTCGGCGGTGCCGCGCTGGGCGCGTCCCCGGCGGGCCGGTCCGGTGGACGCGGCGGCATGGCCCCGGCCGGGGCGGGCACCCGGGGCCGGGACGAGGAATCCGGCGAGCACCGCAACCGGTTGCCCGTCGTCGACCAGCGGCTCTTCGACGTCGACGAGCCGGTGATGCCCCCGGTGATCGGGGAGTGA